A window of the Dermacentor variabilis isolate Ectoservices unplaced genomic scaffold, ASM5094787v1 scaffold_12, whole genome shotgun sequence genome harbors these coding sequences:
- the LOC142566340 gene encoding protein O-linked-mannose beta-1,4-N-acetylglucosaminyltransferase 2-like, translating into MFLRPSHMFCVLACLLIDHVLDYANRYGNSSTRETDIRHSKRAPDESSSSVWCRGPNHTVRTCIFRNLYYRGDTGDFVFLHGPETTILGDLNGRNDPALTDLSSVSGHGAFYFNFVDMPVSKFSPLHVVDVRSDTFVASRFNPDNLMHVFHDDLIPIFSSVREIRSCSNSEEILHCLDNITLFLVDERRKGPYWQLYKALVRNQKILFKSEMSKWYRFRKAIVGLRKDSTWYQYGFVVPQGPLNTNLRTAGAEVSHFVHFFLHALDVPLTSKMHRSHALIISRTKTRLITNLGELVHMVQLHTKLTPVVIDLESISMQDVVILLRDTQLLISMHGSALILSMFLQPGSAVLEMFPYGVNPDNYTPYKTLANFPSINIAYAAWRNTNKTNAVFHPEFEPHYGGIYHLPLEAQQQIIQNEEVPPHLCCDNPEWLFHIYQDTAVDTSIVPLLVNLTAERVPAHHNLKENIFPGPVMGLECEVQKYSEGNAQLLVNWHEPWNIALVSFEHCYYEAWLKNGAEVEMIHTNVTVFVRNITTNPLYVWVKAVCDGKSGGFNAFPPSCKDITH; encoded by the coding sequence ATGTTTCTACGTCCCAGCCATATGTTTTGTGTACTTGCGTGCTTGTTAATCGACCATGTACTCGATTATGCGAATCGGTACGGCAATAGCAGCACTAGAGAGACTGACATAAGACATTCTAAGCGGGCCCCGGACGAGTCGTCAAGCTCTGTGTGGTGTCGTGGCCCTAACCATACCGTGAGAACATGCATTTTCAGGAACTTGTACTACCGAGGAGACACCGGAGATTTCGTTTTTCTTCACGGCCCGGAAACGACTATTCTTGGTGACCTAAACGGAAGAAACGATCCAGCGCTTACCGATTTGTCGTCTGTAAGCGGTCACGGAGCGTTTTACTTCAATTTCGTGGACATGCCAGTGTCGAAGTTTTCACCGCTCCATGTTGTGGATGTTCGCAGTGACACATTTGTGGCCAGTCGTTTCAACCCAGACAACCTGATGCATGTGTTTCACGATGACCTCATTCCAATATTTTCAAGTGTTCGAGAGATACGTAGTTGCAGCAATAGTGAAGAGATACTGCACTGCCTAGACAACATTACGCTGTTCCTGGTTGATGAAAGACGAAAGGGACCTTACTGGCAGCTGTACAAAGCACTTGTTAGAAATCAAAAGATATTGTTTAAAAGCGAAATGTCTAAGTGGTATCGCTTTAGAAAGGCTATTGTTGGATTACGAAAGGACAGCACATGGTATCAGTATGGTTTCGTGGTCCCACAAGGCCCTCTAAACACTAACCTAAGGACAGCTGGGGCAGAAGTCAGTCACTTCGTTCATTTTTTCCTTCATGCACTTGATGTGCCACTGACATCAAAGATGCACAGAAGTCATGCACTCATAATATCAAGAACCAAAACTAGGCTAATTACAAACCTAGGTGAGCTAGTGCACATGGTGCAGCTGCACACTAAGCTTACACCTGTAGTCATTGATCTTGAAAGTATATCTATGCAGGATGTAGTAATATTGCTGAGGGACACACAACTTTTGATAAGCATGCATGGCTCAGCATTGATATTGTCAATGTTCTTGCAGCCAGGATCAGCAGTGTTGGAAATGTTTCCATATGGCGTTAATCCTGACAACTACACTCCATACAAAACCCTTGCAAATTTTCCATCAATTAATATTGCCTATGCAGCATGGAGAAATACAAACAAGACCAATGCAGTATTTCACCCCGAGTTTGAACCACATTATGGTGGAATATATCATTTGCCACTGGAAGCCCAACAGCAGATAATCCAAAATGAAGAAGTTCCACCACACCTGTGCTGTGACAATCCGGAGTGGCTTTTCCACATTTATCAGGACACAGCAGTTGACACATCTATTGTGCCACTGCTTGTCAACCTAACTGCTGAACGTGTTCCAGCACACCATAACcttaaagaaaacatttttccAGGACCGGTTATGGGACTGGAATGTGAAGTTCAAAAATATTCTGAAGGCAATGCACAGCTGTTAGTTAACTGGCATGAACCATGGAATATAGCATTGGTTAGTTTTGAGCATTGTTACTATGAAGCATGGTTAAAGAATGGTGCAGAGGTTGAAATGATTCATACAAATGTCACAGTTTTTGTCAGAAACATTACTACCAATCCCCTCTATGTATGGGTGAAAGCTGTTTGCGATGGAAAATCTGGTGGCTTTAATGCATTCCCTCCCAGCTGCAAGGACATCACCCATTGA